Proteins from a genomic interval of Schistosoma mansoni strain Puerto Rico chromosome 2, complete genome:
- a CDS encoding twik family of potassium channels-related, giving the protein MEDELTKHFVIKLSCRVLSRFETGKHALYLHAQKATQMRKLRKAKNNLRDLFHPPFSWLQKMMRTLIYENQFKSTSVFVDDNPDNQYTNYPNIFFQNYHQGTEFDLMHNIPTSTINSNTMKNVASQNNILNNQIDSLSCRTTALVESNNFNDISSSNTYHESKQLYEQLTKQMYTSNQTMKYKHYGTLPTYNSTLSNTFHSNGYIFTSPKSMPTIETLPIFNQSKLYNLQNDSTKYFTYDGQHRKFYLMARYLRSAQRQRRHKRRVQKRLQEQELSEKKKLENEKLYGTLFSHQSHQTLDDKRKNIHKVKSLTSISDDKASTGSTVLSGPGMEDYNNGRIRLLCWKDIDIDLEVRSIDENDDICGLKNIENTKDCNTTTTVDGTTVIVNMNVSEPISHMNKKCSTKSSMSKIKCNQNRCKTHNSKSHINLEHSAQNDLSLVQTMTEPKDATPKYCAMLNKNAILSSHPQSPLKVECSSSKPFHKLLTHSISTSDTEKLYDFKTLPNSIRPDPAAIHMSYHQIPMNKLTVSKSGLSSLPIHNSLQQRQTSQIPNTIANRTKIPPKLNQNLSYFPTATSPNLLSNSFHYSQPNQCSTMSFLPEYHSLQPDSFQRLLQSTVIPNPFATCEDVSRDIKPEQLGRSRLSLASSRGDLDSEIVVQLSYYSQRGSRKSEDLSFFSYRDGFSAEEDVSKVTVPISLSLVIMTTYILIGAIVFSIWQDPDYLKWSYFCFITLSTIGFGDIVPARPPWKTWKHWTAVSSYYGTPQQCASTNPLSRDSNPGPTSFEPEPLTESTNKLFCVHFDSLSYILCTKIDSTNPKEKMIIICLYVAIGLSVFAMCFKLMQEEVVDKMKWFALRVGILKRKETTDTTDRSLYPMSRL; this is encoded by the exons ATGGAAGATGAATTAACCAAACATTTTGTGATCAAACTTTCATGTCGTGTGTTGTCTCGCTTTGAAACTGGTAAACATGCTTTATATTTGCATGCTCAAAAGGCGACTCAAATGAGAAAATTGAGA AAAGCTAAAAATAATCTCCGTGACTTATTTCATCCACCTTTCAGTTGGTTACAAAAAATGATGCGAACTTTAatttatgaaaatcaatttaaatCTACATCAGTATTTGTGGATGATAATCCAGATAATCAATATACAAATTATCCAAATATTTTCTTTCAAAATTACCATCAAGGAACAGAATTTGATTTAATGCATAATATTCCAACTTCAACAATCAATtcaaatacaatgaaaaatgtCGCCAGCCAAAATAATATACTTAATAATCAGATTGATAGTTTATCCTGTAGAACAACTGCATTAGTTGAATCGAATAATTTCAATGATATCAGTTCTTCAAATACCTATCATGAGTctaaacaattatatgaacaatTAACTAAACAAATGTATACATCTAatcaaacaatgaaatataaacaTTATGGTACATTACCTACTTACAATAGTACTTTAAGTAATACATTTCATTCAAATGGTTATATATTCACTTCACCTAAAAGTATGCCAACAATAGAAACATTACCTATTTTTAATCAATCAAAAttatataatttacaaaatgattcaacaaaatattttacatatGATGGACAACATCGTAAATTCTATTTGATGGCACGTTATTTACGTTCAGCACAAAGACAACGTAGACATAAACGACGTGTACAAAAACGTCTTCAAGAACAGGAACTTTCTGAAAAGAAAAAACTTGAAAATGAGAAACTATATGGTACATTGTTTAGTCATCAAAGTCATCAAACACTTGATGATAAgagaaaaaatatacataaagtAAAGTCTCTAACTAGCATCTCTGATGATAAAGCTTCAACTGGCTCAACTGTACTCAGTGGGCCTGGTATGGAAGATTATAATAATGGAAGAATACGTTTATTATGCTGGAAAGATATTGATATTGATTTAGAAGTACGATCAATAGATGAGAATGATGATATATGTGGCTTAAAGAATATTGAAAATACAAAGGACTGtaacacaacaacaacagttgATGGTACAACTGTGATAGTAAATATGAATGTCTCAGAGCCGATATCtcatatgaataaaaaatgtTCAACAAAAAGTTCTATGagtaaaataaaatgtaatcaaAACCGCTGTAAAACTCACAACTCAAAATCACACATCAATCTTGAACATTCTGCTCAAAATGACCTATCCTTAGTGCAAACAATGACTGAACCGAAAGATGCTACACCAAAGTATTGTGCAATGCTCAATAAAAATGCTATCTTAAGTTCACATCCACAATCACCACTCAAAGTGGAATGCTCATCATCTAAACCTTTTCATAAATTATTAACACATTCGATTTCTACATCAGATACAGAAAAGCTTTATGATTTCAAAACATTACCAAACTCAATTAGACCCGATCCTGCAGCTATACATATGTCGTATCATCAAATACCTATGAATAAACTCACTGTTTCAAAATCAGGCTTATCAAGTCTACCAATACACAATTCACTCCAACAAAGACAAACTTCACAGATTCCAAATACTATTGCAAATAGAACCAAAATCCCACCTAAACTGAATCAAAATTTAAGCTATTTTCCAACAGCCACTTCACCCAATCTTTTATCCAATTCCTTTCATTACTCACAACCTAATCAATGTTCTACGATGTCTTTCCTTCCTGAATATCATAGTTTACAACCTGATTCATTTCAAAGACTCTTGCAATCCACAGTAATTCCCAATCCATTTGCAACATGTGAAGATGTTTCACGCGACATAAAACCTGAACAACTGGGTAGATCGCGTCTTTCATTAGCCTCATCACGTGGTGATTTAGATAGCGAAATAGTTGTACAGTTAAGCTATTACTCCCAACGTGGTAGTAGAAAATCGGAAgatttatcatttttttcttATCGTGATGGCTTTTCTGCAGAAGAGGACGTATCCAAAGTAACTGTACCAATAAGTTTATCACTAGTCATTATGACAACTTACATACTTATTGGAGCTATTGTATTTTCTATATGGCAAGATCCAGATTATCTAAAATGgtcatatttttgttttattacattATCAACAATTGGATTTGGAGATATAGTTCCAG ctagaccaccatggaaaacctggaagcactggacggccgtttcgtcctattatgggactcctcagcagtgcgcatccacgaacccactctcgcgggattcgaacccaggacctaccagtttcgagccagagcccttaaccga GAGTACAAATAAGTTATTTTGCGTCCATTTCGATAGTTTGTCGTACATTTTAT